GCCTGAAGGGTTGTGCGGACATGAAGCCCGCTGTCTTCACCGCGACGTATCTCAATATTTCCAACGGAATTTTCAATAATCAGTGTATTGGAAACCTCTTGCAGGCTTGCTTCAGCAAGCTCCTTGTCTATGGCGTTGCTGCTAATCAACTTCATCCATCCGGACTCTGCACCTTGTGAAGTGCTGCCTTCGGATGGTGATGTGATGGGGTTATTCGTGCATGCAGCCAACAGACTGACTGAACTCAGGGCAACCAGAAGCTTTTTGTATACTCTTCGCATGTTCTTGTCTCCTTCATCCTTCATATGTTCATGTGTTATTCAACGACCAGGATACGTGGGGATGCATCTCGGATCACTCTCGAGGATACCCAGGAGCCAAGAGCTGCGGCAAGAATACTCAAGCAGGCAAATAATATGATTCCTCCCCAATTCAGGATAAGGGGAATCTGTACAATCCCGTATCCCGATAGGACTTTTTCAAGCAGACGCGGCAGCACGTACACACCGACAACGACTCCAAGTACTGCGCCGATGGTGGATATAGCTGCAACGCCCATGGCAACGGACAATCGAATTCTTCTAGAAGTCATGCCTATGGACTTGTAAATACCGTAGGTTTTGCTTTCTTTACGAATACTGATTCGGCAGGTACTAAAAATGATGATGAACGTAACGAGAATAAACAACAGACCGATGAGAGCCATGGGGTAAACGAAAATGCTTGCAGCTTCAGCATATACGGAATCAAGCAGGGTTTTCTGCGTGACGATGGAAGCAGAGTCTTTGAATTGTTCGTTTAACTGCTGCGCAATGGTCTCTGCCTGCGATGGATCATTGACATTGATAAAGGCTACATTGACATCCTCATAATTGGGGTTCACACTTCGCACAGCATCAACGGTAATACGCCCAGATACAGACAGGTTGGAGATAGCCTGGTAGACGCCTGTGATCATGAACGTACGCTGTTCACCCTCGATATAAAGGTCGATCAGGTCGCCCAAATCCTTGTTCAACATGCGTGCAACACCTACACCAATCGAAATTTCATTTTCACGTTCAGGATTGGTACCTCTCAATGTTTCGAATCCAAGCTCTTTGTAATTCCCATCAAGTACACTCAGGTAGAGACTGGTGGATTGGCCGGCCATTTTCGCTGATGACTCGGGACTGACGACCCCTGTGATGTTCCCTTGCCAGCCCACATTTTTGATGCGAGGGTCCTTTTCCAGCACCTGCTTTAACTCATCCTTGGGGAAGGTAGATTTGTTCACCACGACGGCGGCAATATTAGCATTGTCATAACCCCATTTGGCCGCCGTCTGATAAATTCCGGTAATGCTCGTCAGTACAACATATCCAAGGACAAGCACAGAGGCAGCCATCGTGGTTAACAGCAGCATCAGAACAGAGCTCTTGGTATTCTTGATCAGATTTCGAATGCCAATGACGGCGGCTACTGGCAGCCTGGCAAATCCAACCCGGTTGGCTAGAGGCGAATTCATTCGTCGGGCCAAGCGGGTATTTTCTGTTTCCGACATACCGTAGCGGATGGCTTGAACAGGCTCGATACTGCGCGCCTTTTTGGCGTATAACACAACGAATAATATTACCAGCGCAAACAGCAGTATGCCGACTAACATGGCTGCTCCGATGCCTTCCATCGGTACATCTCCATTGCCAGTTCGCAGAGAAGACACAGAAATGTTGATAATGAATTTGGATACAAACACGCTCAGCGCCAGTCCTGGAATAACGGCAATGATGGACAGCAAAGCATATTGAATAACATAGGTACCGATTGTTCTCCCGGAGGTCAATCCCAGTGATTTCAGAATCCCTATTGTTTTGTAGTTGGCCAGAATGGCATCCGAAATGGTAAATCCAATGGTGATGAGAGCGATAACCATCATGACAGCACCCAGGAAAATCATAATGAATCCAATAATCTGATTGATAATCAGATAGAAGGAAGAGATACTCTCAAACTCCATCTTGGTTTCCAAGAAAGGGGTATGGGTCTCACTGTTGTAACGATCCCAATAGCTGGAGTTGGTTCGATAATCATCAAAATGGATACCCATCATATAATTATCTTTTCCTGCGAGTGCCTGGAAGTCATTCTGGTAGTCTGTACTGTTCATCCAGATCCTTGCCGCATTGGTGAATGGTGCACCGTAAGGTACATCGACTACAATCGCGGATACCCGAAGATCAAGCGCGGAGGACCCTGTTTTGAAATTAACGGTATCTCCTACGGCTATATCATAGGCATTCGCCATTGAAGTGGGAATCCATACGCTCCCTTGTTCGGGAGCCGAACTCTGCGCACCACTCGAAAAGATCAGTTCATCGACGGCCCAGGGCGGCTGAGGGGTATTCATCATGTACAGATAAAGGTTGGGAATGTCCATGCCTTTGAAGGCGATTCCGGATAAGGTACGATACGTGAGCAAAGGTGAAACCTCAACTCCATCCTGTTCAGCCCACCAGTCATAGACGGCTTTAGGGTCATTCAGTCCTTTATCAAACGTCAATATTTGATGGGACCCGTTGGTCCGGGTGTGCATTTCGTTGAACAGATTGCCCGTGTTGGCCAGAATAATAACCGCAGTAGATACCAGTAGTGTAGATAGCAAAATGAGCAAGGTGATAAACAGATTCTGTGTCTTATTTTTGCTCAGGTAGGAAAGGCTCAGTTTCAACATAGCAGCCATAAATTACTCCTTTCCCGACACAAACGCGAAGACCATCGATTCCCGATCTTGGATCTGGTGTTCGTCATATTTGTCAAACTCGAGAATACCTCCAACCTTGCCATCCCGGATAAAGATCAGACGATCCGCCCGGCAGGCTGCCTTGATATCATGCGTAACCATCACAACAGACTGTCCCTTTCGGTTGATATCGGTCAGGATATCCAGCACGGCTTTCCCGTGCTCATAGTTGAGGCTTCCCGTGGGTTCATCTGCAAAGATGATGTCTGGTGAATTGATCAGCGCACGTGCAATAGCTGCTCGTTGCTGCTGGCCACCCGAGGTTTGGGAGGGGAGACGGCTATTCTGTCCATCGATATCCATTGCCTTCATGAGGTGGGTGGAACGTGCCTTGACCTCACTTTTTTTGCTTCCGGCAATGTAACCTGGCAAAGCGATGTTATCCTGGATGGAAAGATCGGGCACCAGATTGATACTTTGGTAGATGTAGCCGATTCTACGAGTACGGAATTCGGACATTTCCCGCTCACTATAGGCGTCAATACGCTGATCCTGAAAATAAACCTCGCCGGCTGTTACTTGGTCCAGTCCGCTTAACAGATAGAGCAGCGTTGATTTGCCTGATCCGGAATTACCCATGATGACGGTGAAATCCCCTTCATAAATATCAAGATCAACATTGCGTATGGCATGATATTGTTCGCTTCCAGTATTATATGTCTTGCATAAGTTTTGAGCGCGGATAATGGATGTTTTGGTCAAGCAGATCACTCCCCATGACAGTATACGATTCATTCTAATAGGGGGATGTTGAGAAAGACTTATCAAATTATG
Above is a window of Paenibacillus sp. E222 DNA encoding:
- a CDS encoding ABC transporter permease, with product MAAMLKLSLSYLSKNKTQNLFITLLILLSTLLVSTAVIILANTGNLFNEMHTRTNGSHQILTFDKGLNDPKAVYDWWAEQDGVEVSPLLTYRTLSGIAFKGMDIPNLYLYMMNTPQPPWAVDELIFSSGAQSSAPEQGSVWIPTSMANAYDIAVGDTVNFKTGSSALDLRVSAIVVDVPYGAPFTNAARIWMNSTDYQNDFQALAGKDNYMMGIHFDDYRTNSSYWDRYNSETHTPFLETKMEFESISSFYLIINQIIGFIMIFLGAVMMVIALITIGFTISDAILANYKTIGILKSLGLTSGRTIGTYVIQYALLSIIAVIPGLALSVFVSKFIINISVSSLRTGNGDVPMEGIGAAMLVGILLFALVILFVVLYAKKARSIEPVQAIRYGMSETENTRLARRMNSPLANRVGFARLPVAAVIGIRNLIKNTKSSVLMLLLTTMAASVLVLGYVVLTSITGIYQTAAKWGYDNANIAAVVVNKSTFPKDELKQVLEKDPRIKNVGWQGNITGVVSPESSAKMAGQSTSLYLSVLDGNYKELGFETLRGTNPERENEISIGVGVARMLNKDLGDLIDLYIEGEQRTFMITGVYQAISNLSVSGRITVDAVRSVNPNYEDVNVAFINVNDPSQAETIAQQLNEQFKDSASIVTQKTLLDSVYAEAASIFVYPMALIGLLFILVTFIIIFSTCRISIRKESKTYGIYKSIGMTSRRIRLSVAMGVAAISTIGAVLGVVVGVYVLPRLLEKVLSGYGIVQIPLILNWGGIILFACLSILAAALGSWVSSRVIRDASPRILVVE
- a CDS encoding ABC transporter ATP-binding protein, translating into MTKTSIIRAQNLCKTYNTGSEQYHAIRNVDLDIYEGDFTVIMGNSGSGKSTLLYLLSGLDQVTAGEVYFQDQRIDAYSEREMSEFRTRRIGYIYQSINLVPDLSIQDNIALPGYIAGSKKSEVKARSTHLMKAMDIDGQNSRLPSQTSGGQQQRAAIARALINSPDIIFADEPTGSLNYEHGKAVLDILTDINRKGQSVVMVTHDIKAACRADRLIFIRDGKVGGILEFDKYDEHQIQDRESMVFAFVSGKE